A genomic region of Synechococcus sp. NOUM97013 contains the following coding sequences:
- a CDS encoding NHLP bacteriocin system secretion protein: MTTSSRVARLKSRWNGLSDHHQVGAALAGVGGLFGVWLLFWPVPTQVEGRGVLIYPDNAGILNARSGGQVLRINTKVGDRVRKGQVLMTLYLPVLERQLDQQQGNLRQLERQNDELNARDALRIQTAQAALDIALAKLDDDQKRLTSLQSTYNAKVENLSWLAQREVVAPLSRAVVSAEQGLTTTSVQLDDIKIQRKDEITAFQQIKLEIETERLDRRFQIDDLKREIAVTEARIAFDGNVTAERSGAVLDLQVIQGQTVKTGDRLGTLGRSASPDADQSKTGGDLMAVAYFPPADARRLPIGLPVEVVPLWNQRGRFGGIEGTVSSVLSLPATREDIATTVGNSQLAEALVKDGPVMRAEIQLDRDSRSDDGYRWTLSNGSGVFPIRDGLTIDTFAYVEWRSPVTYVIPGLRSLTGGFRTLRIDRLWDLPFLRQPGTIQ, translated from the coding sequence ATGACCACCTCTTCCCGCGTTGCGCGACTCAAGAGCCGATGGAACGGGCTCTCGGATCACCACCAGGTGGGTGCCGCGTTGGCAGGGGTTGGCGGCCTGTTCGGGGTCTGGCTGCTGTTCTGGCCCGTTCCCACGCAGGTGGAAGGCCGCGGCGTCCTGATCTATCCCGATAACGCCGGCATTCTCAATGCCCGTTCGGGCGGGCAGGTGTTGCGGATCAATACCAAAGTGGGCGATCGTGTGCGCAAGGGGCAGGTGCTGATGACCTTGTATCTCCCCGTTCTGGAACGGCAGCTGGATCAGCAGCAAGGCAATCTGCGTCAGTTGGAGCGCCAGAACGACGAGTTGAATGCGCGCGACGCGCTGCGGATTCAAACCGCCCAGGCGGCGCTCGACATTGCCCTGGCCAAGCTTGATGACGATCAGAAGCGGCTGACCAGCCTGCAGTCCACTTACAACGCCAAAGTGGAGAACCTCAGCTGGCTGGCCCAGCGCGAGGTGGTGGCACCGCTCTCCAGGGCTGTGGTGTCAGCTGAACAGGGGCTGACCACCACCAGCGTTCAGTTGGATGACATCAAAATCCAGCGCAAGGACGAGATCACAGCCTTCCAGCAGATCAAGCTGGAGATCGAGACCGAACGGTTGGATCGACGCTTCCAGATCGATGATCTCAAGCGCGAAATCGCCGTGACCGAGGCTCGCATTGCCTTCGATGGCAATGTCACCGCTGAGCGCAGTGGCGCCGTGCTGGATCTGCAGGTCATCCAGGGCCAAACCGTTAAAACCGGTGACCGCCTCGGCACCCTCGGCCGCAGTGCCAGCCCCGATGCGGATCAGAGCAAAACCGGTGGTGATCTGATGGCCGTTGCCTACTTCCCGCCCGCCGATGCCCGCCGCTTGCCGATCGGGTTGCCTGTGGAGGTGGTGCCGTTGTGGAACCAGCGCGGACGTTTCGGTGGGATTGAAGGAACGGTCAGCAGCGTGCTCAGCCTTCCCGCGACGCGAGAGGACATTGCCACCACCGTCGGCAATAGCCAGTTGGCCGAAGCCCTCGTCAAGGACGGTCCGGTGATGCGCGCCGAGATTCAATTGGATCGCGATAGTCGCAGCGACGATGGCTACCGCTGGACCCTCTCCAATGGCAGCGGGGTCTTCCCGATCCGTGACGGACTCACCATCGACACCTTCGCCTATGTGGAGTGGCGTTCACCGGTCACGTACGTCATTCCCGGTCTGCGCTCGCTCACCGGTGGCTTCCGCACCCTGCGCATCGATCGACTCTGGGATCTGCCGTTCCTGCGGCAGCCCGGAACCATTCAGTAA